In Capricornis sumatraensis isolate serow.1 chromosome 6, serow.2, whole genome shotgun sequence, the genomic window TCAGgcacaaatgaataaacaagtgTTTGAGCAGTGGCTCCTTACCGATCTGAGAGATTTGGAGCATCGTCTTTTACCTAGTGGCATTTTAGAAACTCCAAAAGGAGAACTGAACGGATTTTTTGCTCTGCAGATTAATTCATTGGTTGATGTAAGTCAGCCTGCATATGCCCAGATACAAAAGTTGAGAGGAAAGAATACAACTAATGACCTAATTACAGCTGAAACACAAGTAACCTCAAAACCTTGGGAAGCAAAGCCTTCACGAATGTTGATGCTACAGCTAACTGATGGAATTATACAAATACAAGGAATGGAATATCAGTCTATTCCAGCTCTGCATAGTGATCTTCCTCCAGGTACAAAAATTTTGATTTATGGAAATATTTCTTTCCGTCTTGGTGTTCTCTTGTTGAAACcagaaaatgtgaaagtgttggGAGGAGAAGTCGATGCTCTTTTAGAGGAATATGCCCAAGAAAAAGTTCTTGCAAGATTAATTGGGGAACCTGATCCTATAGTTTCAGTCATACCAAATAATTCTAACCAAAGCATCCCCAGAATTACAGATGTTCTAGATCCTGCATTGGGGCCTTCTGATGAAGAACTCTTGGCAAGTCTTGAGGAAAATGATGAGCTTGCAGCAAGTAGTAATACCCCTTTGGAAAGAAGTTGTTTCATAGGTAATTCCTCAAATAGTGTTCCCATCAGACAGTCAGATTTTGAACCAGAACTTATTTCTCCAAGGCCAAAGGAGAAACCACGAAACCAATCTATgctttttactgatgaggaatTAGATGACTTTTCATTGGAGGAGGCCTTGCTTTTAGAAGAAGCtgtccagaaagaagaaatggagaccaAAGAATTACAACTATTGACTTTGAACAGAGCTACAGATGAAAGTATAGAGAAGTTTTCACATAGATCTAATACTctaaatagtttttcttttatttgcaaaaatggaaacaataattgGAGTGAAAAAAATTTATCTGAGCAAATGACTAGTGAAGACAAATCTCTTAGTTGTCCATCTACTAGAGACCAAAACAGTAGTAGTCTTTCAGTTAATCATAATGTACCCCTACCCCatgattttacaaataaaggtAAGAGCTCAGAgacacataaaataaaacaaattagcaGTTCAGATGGACATtccttaaataataaaatgttcagTGGAGAGCTGGTCAGTAATATACCAAAAAGGAGTTCAGATGTTCCTAATGAAAATGAGCACCATTTACAGACTTGTTCTTTACAATTGTCAGAGAATAGCACTGGACTTTCTATCACCATGGATTTGTATTCTCCACCCTTTATCTATTTGTCTGTTCTAATGGCCAGCAAACCAAAGGAGGTTACAACAGTGAAAGTCAAAGCATTTATTGTAACCTTAACTGGAAATCTCTCAAGTTCTGGTGGCATTTGGAGTGTAAGAGCAAAAATTTCTGATGGTACTGCATATCTAGATGTAGACTTTGTAGATGAAATACTTACTAGTCTGATAGGGTTTTCAGTATCAGAAATGAAACAGTTGAAAAAGGATCCTTGTAAATACCAAAAGTTCCTGGAAGGTTTGCAGAAATGTCAGAGAGATCTAATAGATTTGTGCTGTCTGATgactatttcatttaatccctCCTTGTCTAAGGCAATGGTACTGGCATTAGAAGATGTTAATATGGACCACCTTGAGAACCTAAAGAGgagattaaagaaataatttgctgaaatagtattaaaaagcaattcaaataagcaagaaaatatttagaattaaatTTGTCCTTTTACTTTCACAACTTTTTGAAAAGGAAGTTTCATAACTgatttcagtttaattttaaaatgcttgatCATGATTGTGtgtttaagttttttaaataaacttttttatagTCAGTGTTGGCTGAATGAATTTGATGACCCACTGTTGTTGAGAAATTTTGTTTTCCACTTGTTACTTCACATAAGGTGACCGGTAAAGTATTGTATTGGTGTTTACTGATGAGTCATACTGTTGACAGAAGGTTAACAATTATAAGTAGGTAGTTGAGTACTTCTAATTTGTACCCCAAAAGATTTGTATGTAgtatttttcttaggaaaaaatgtaaatCCATTGGAACAGAATGTTAGACTTTCAGATGTTAATTGTTTTGGtggtttttattttgctgattgtAAATATTTTGTCTAGTATATTTAAGGCAATTATTACCTTAACTAGATACCATTTCAAAGATTATATTGAATAGTTAAAAGCTTGATTTTCAAGGATAATCTATTAAGAAGATCCAGTTAACTTTTGGGGGGATTAAAATAAGATGTATATCTATGTCTTTAGTTGTTCTCtcctttctgaattatttttacatGTAAGTCTTCCTTTAGTTTTGTTGGAAGTGCTGATTTCTTTTTCAAGGGAGGCTGTTTCCCACTTTCCCATTTTGCTCTTAAAAAGTCACACTTGAAAGgttaagttatttttattattctttttttaaaatgtaaagtattttgaattttaaaacattaaataaaatgaacacatgGCATTTTAAAAGTAATGTAATAGGAAATATCTGGAAGgaagataaatacatatataaaaatatgatatgGATATAgcagaaaatattctaaaaatctttTGTCATTATTGGTTGAAGGATGATTATCAAAGTTAAAGGCACAATCCAGATTTTGCTGCTATATCCTCTGATAATAACCACTTATATGTCCTTGCATAGCTTATTTACTACAAGAGGTTTAAATGGATGGCATTATCTTTCATTATCTTTCTTCTAAGTGTTCTCCTGTACTCTGTCTCTGCGAGTAGTGCTTGAAAGctgttattaaattttattttctcttcatattCAGTTACTGAAGACTGGGTATAGTACTtaatggtcttcccaggtgacgctagtggttaaagagcccacctgccaatgcaggagacataaaaggtgtgggtttgatccctgggtcaggaagatctggaggagggtatggcaacccactccagtattcttgctggagaatcccatgaacaaaggagcctggtccATATGGTTGCTAAGAGTCAAAGTTGCAAACACACGACTAAAGCttcttaacatgcacacacacagtactTTACCATATTAATCCTTTCTTCTGTACTGGACCTTTGTTTCTGACTCTAGTCTTCactggcctggagtattccagtAGGATTACTAATTGGCCTGTGCCTTGTTTTGTCCTTAAGCCTTTAACCATAATTCTGCCTGAATGATCTTTCTGACCAGTCTTGTTTATTAATAAACTTCTTGTTTACTACTATTTGTTGCCCTCTAATATCAACATTTTCCAAACTGTTCATCTAGTATGTAAGACCTTTTGCAGTCTGGTCCTTGCCTTCCTTTTCAGCCTTGCCTTGCCTCCTTATTCTTTACCTACCTCGTCTGCCAGTAAATTTTAGTCATAGTTGTTCCCCAAATGTGGGGAATATACTTCATATTTATCATACTCAAGCTCATAGTAATAACCCTACCTCCCAGATTTCCACTCAACTTAAGCTTTAGATGCCCATTGAAGTGCTTCATGAATTTCCCTATCCACTTTCATGCCCTTTGTATATTGTATAGACTattgtttatgttttattatacttATTTGCTTCCTGTATTCTACTGCTACATTTTGGGCAGAATAATTCTTTTGTAGAGAGCTGTCATGGGGACCCTTTAGCAACATCCTGCCCTCTACATGTGATGTAGAATCCTTCCAgttatagatgaatggataaagaagttgtggtatgtatatacaatgaaatattatttagccataaaaaggaatgaatttgagtcagctgaactgaggtggatgaacctagatcctgttatacagagtaaagtaagtcagaaagaaaaatatatattaaaacatacatagaaaagacagagggaccagagatcaaattgccaacatctgc contains:
- the RMI1 gene encoding recQ-mediated genome instability protein 1, whose product is MSVTSIALRVETWLSATWHVKVPLTWLEACINWIQEENDNVNLSQAQMNKQVFEQWLLTDLRDLEHRLLPSGILETPKGELNGFFALQINSLVDVSQPAYAQIQKLRGKNTTNDLITAETQVTSKPWEAKPSRMLMLQLTDGIIQIQGMEYQSIPALHSDLPPGTKILIYGNISFRLGVLLLKPENVKVLGGEVDALLEEYAQEKVLARLIGEPDPIVSVIPNNSNQSIPRITDVLDPALGPSDEELLASLEENDELAASSNTPLERSCFIGNSSNSVPIRQSDFEPELISPRPKEKPRNQSMLFTDEELDDFSLEEALLLEEAVQKEEMETKELQLLTLNRATDESIEKFSHRSNTLNSFSFICKNGNNNWSEKNLSEQMTSEDKSLSCPSTRDQNSSSLSVNHNVPLPHDFTNKGKSSETHKIKQISSSDGHSLNNKMFSGELVSNIPKRSSDVPNENEHHLQTCSLQLSENSTGLSITMDLYSPPFIYLSVLMASKPKEVTTVKVKAFIVTLTGNLSSSGGIWSVRAKISDGTAYLDVDFVDEILTSLIGFSVSEMKQLKKDPCKYQKFLEGLQKCQRDLIDLCCLMTISFNPSLSKAMVLALEDVNMDHLENLKRRLKK